From Candidatus Krumholzibacteriia bacterium:
GGGCGAGGGCGGTTTGCGCATCTCGCCCTGGTACGGGAAGTTCGTGGACGGGCGCATCATGGCCAACGCCACCACCGGCGAGATCGCTTGCTTCGGTGGCGCCCTTCCCTTCTACAGCTTCACCGTCAACCACGGCATCAGCTATATCAAGGGCACGACGATCCGTTTCGAGGTGACCTACCGCGCTCGTGACTTGTTCTCGACCGATCCTGCCTCCATCCAGTACCGGGCGGTCTACAACGGCAACACCTACGACAGCCCGGAGCTGCCCTTCGGCGAACAGAACCCCGACGAGTGCAACCCGAACGGCCTGTGGGGGATGCTGAACGATGGGCGGGTCGGCGGCTACTTCCAGGCCCGGGCGAACACCGGTGCCTTGCTCACCGGCACCTGGGGAAACATCACCTTCCAGGAGCTGACCCCGGTCGGCACACCGGTGGCGAACGCTGCCACGATCGAGACCCGCACCTTCAACGACTGCGCGCTCTCGACCTTGGCCACGACCAACAGCTTCCCGTCCCTGATCGAGATCAGCGACACCATGCATCCGGCGTGCCTGGGCTTCGCCAACCTCCACAGCTGGAGCTTCTCGGACGACGGCGGCACGACGGCTGCCGTGTTCAACAACAACTCGAACTTCGCCTACGGGGCGGACTTCACCATCAGCGGGCCCGGTGAAGGCGAGGGCGGCCTGCGCGTCTCACCGTGGTACGGGAAGTTCGTGGACGGGCGCATCATGGCCAACGCCACCACGGGGGAGATCGCCTGCTTCGGCGGGGCGCTTCCCTTCTACAGCTTCACCGTCAACCATGGGATCACCTATGTCAAAGGCACGACGATCCGCTTCGAGGTGACCTACCGCGCCAACGAGCTGGTGTCGACCGACCCGGCCACGATCCAGTACCGGGCGATCTACGACGGCAACACCTACGACAGCCCGGTGCTGCCCTTCGGCGAGCAGAACCCCGATGAGTGCACCCCGAATGGCATTTGGGGGATGCTCAACGACGGGCGTGTGGGAGGTTACTTCCAGCCGCGGGCGAACACCGGGGCCCTGCTCACCGCCACGTGGGGCAATGTGACCTACTCCACTTGCACTGCGGCGGTCGAGCTCACCTTCAATCCGCAGGTGCTGAACAAGAGCTCCGGGGGTCGCTGGGTCACCGGCTACCTCGAGCCCGCGGGCGACTACGATCTGGGCTCGATCCTGCTCAACGGCACGGTGCCGGTGGCGGCGGGGGCCCCGACTTCGGTCGGCGACTTCGATGCGGACGGGATCCCCGACCTCATGGTGAAGTTCGATCGCGCCGAGGTCACCGCTCTCCTGGAAGTGGGCAACTCCGTTCCGATCACCGTCAGTGGCTTGGTGGGTGGAGAGTGCTTCGAGGCCACCGACATGATCAAGGTCAAGACCGGTCACTTGCCTTCGCCGGCGGCCGGGAGCGTCCTAACCCCCGGCACCCAGGTGGAGGTGGTCTGGGAAGTGGA
This genomic window contains:
- a CDS encoding T9SS type A sorting domain-containing protein, whose protein sequence is MRRFNWRAGKVALRAAIGLAWGAAVLGGVAQATPVPNGATIETRTFNDCALSTVATTNNYPALVEISDTMDPACLGFANLHSWSFSDDGGSTAAVFNNNSDYTFGADFTISGPGEGEGGLRISPWYGKFVDGRIMANATTGEIACFGGALPFYSFTVNHGISYIKGTTIRFEVTYRARDLFSTDPASIQYRAVYNGNTYDSPELPFGEQNPDECNPNGLWGMLNDGRVGGYFQARANTGALLTGTWGNITFQELTPVGTPVANAATIETRTFNDCALSTLATTNSFPSLIEISDTMHPACLGFANLHSWSFSDDGGTTAAVFNNNSNFAYGADFTISGPGEGEGGLRVSPWYGKFVDGRIMANATTGEIACFGGALPFYSFTVNHGITYVKGTTIRFEVTYRANELVSTDPATIQYRAIYDGNTYDSPVLPFGEQNPDECTPNGIWGMLNDGRVGGYFQPRANTGALLTATWGNVTYSTCTAAVELTFNPQVLNKSSGGRWVTGYLEPAGDYDLGSILLNGTVPVAAGAPTSVGDFDADGIPDLMVKFDRAEVTALLEVGNSVPITVSGLVGGECFEATDMIKVKTGHLPSPAAGSVLTPGTQVEVVWEVERRFHIVDLLASFDGGATWSVEAENLDNPGSLLWTVPSVATEQALLAVVSLGVEDASGPTLEAELGSTNLFSIAGTTDSGTRGYGFALRGIAPNPARLGFSVNFSLPSSAAAKLEVYDVRGRQVAAAQVGQLGPGLHSMTFGQERKLPAGVYLVRLTQGERTETAQATVLQ